A region of Saccharococcus thermophilus DNA encodes the following proteins:
- a CDS encoding HAD family hydrolase has translation MIKLIVSDLDGTLLRLDKSIKKEDKHAIQLAMGQGIDLAIASGRMDNEILEVLQKLEQKAHRISQNGAFIYTKTNLPLHATTFSPQLAQQIYQQAKELEAIVLVCNENTYFIEEMNENTSEIENRLFYGLYERPNILDSIGKDIHTSKITVLAANELIVEFEQKITNQFGDHIDTFISEPRCLDIMPKNISKGNAVRTLMEHLRLQPNEIACFGDAFNDIPMFRLTPYSFAMSHAHPDVKKEAQYVINSVSEGIHMILKNIPAPNMMP, from the coding sequence ATGATTAAACTGATTGTTAGCGATTTAGACGGAACGCTGCTTAGATTGGATAAAAGCATTAAAAAAGAAGATAAACATGCCATTCAATTGGCGATGGGACAAGGAATTGATTTGGCTATTGCCTCTGGCCGAATGGATAATGAAATTTTAGAGGTGTTGCAAAAATTGGAACAAAAAGCGCATCGTATTAGTCAAAATGGTGCGTTTATTTACACAAAAACGAATTTGCCGCTTCATGCAACTACTTTTTCCCCACAACTAGCACAACAAATTTATCAGCAAGCAAAAGAATTGGAAGCAATTGTGCTCGTTTGCAATGAAAATACATATTTTATTGAAGAAATGAACGAAAATACATCGGAAATAGAGAATCGTCTATTTTATGGGCTATATGAACGTCCAAACATCCTTGATTCCATTGGCAAAGATATTCATACGTCGAAAATTACTGTATTGGCAGCAAATGAACTAATTGTCGAATTCGAACAAAAAATAACCAATCAGTTCGGCGATCACATCGATACGTTTATTTCCGAACCACGCTGCCTTGATATTATGCCCAAAAATATTAGCAAAGGAAATGCGGTTCGCACTTTAATGGAACATCTTCGTTTGCAGCCTAATGAAATCGCTTGTTTCGGCGACGCGTTTAACGATATTCCAATGTTTCGCCTAACCCCTTACAGCTTTGCCATGTCTCATGCCCATCCTGATGTAAAAAAAGAAGCACAATATGTGATAAACTCGGTAAGTGAAGGGATACACATGATTCTTAAAAACATTCCCGCGCCAAATATGATGCCATAA
- a CDS encoding alpha/beta fold hydrolase, translating to MPHILVEDGVRLYYEEIGSGTPILFIHPPGMGHIVFRHQQSLSNHFRVIMYDMRGNGKSSPSDRPITIPLLADDVHVLLDALHIKQAVICGYSNGGSIALEFALRYPDKVKMLILIGGFSEVCTTILRYEFLLGIYAAKVGVVSLLANVLAKSHEKNKKEQQELKQYVRLVNKKDLANMYEKGLAYSCTERLRLLRMPILLIYGASDYYMRPYEKLFRKNVPHAKIVYIENARHQIPTKHHCELNGILKTYCIT from the coding sequence ATGCCACATATTTTGGTAGAAGACGGTGTTCGCCTTTACTATGAAGAGATAGGGAGCGGTACACCAATTTTATTCATTCATCCACCTGGAATGGGTCATATCGTTTTCCGCCATCAACAATCTTTATCGAACCACTTCCGCGTCATCATGTACGATATGCGTGGTAACGGGAAAAGCAGCCCGTCGGATCGTCCGATTACGATTCCGCTATTGGCCGATGATGTACATGTTTTGCTTGATGCGCTTCATATAAAACAGGCGGTGATTTGCGGCTATTCAAACGGCGGTTCGATCGCATTAGAATTTGCGTTGCGCTATCCTGATAAAGTAAAAATGCTCATTTTAATTGGCGGGTTCTCTGAAGTATGTACCACTATATTGCGTTATGAATTTTTGCTTGGCATTTATGCGGCAAAAGTCGGCGTCGTTTCTTTACTTGCGAACGTATTAGCCAAATCGCATGAAAAAAATAAAAAAGAACAACAGGAACTAAAACAATATGTGCGATTAGTCAATAAAAAAGACTTAGCAAATATGTACGAAAAAGGATTAGCCTATTCCTGTACGGAGCGTCTTAGATTGTTGCGTATGCCAATTCTTCTTATTTATGGTGCCTCTGATTACTATATGCGTCCATATGAGAAGCTGTTCAGGAAAAATGTGCCTCATGCAAAAATAGTCTATATTGAAAACGCACGCCATCAAATTCCAACCAAACATCACTGTGAATTAAATGGAATTTTGAAGACATACTGTATAACATAA
- a CDS encoding GGDEF domain-containing phosphodiesterase: protein MNNNRFFHDVIVDEQLLFTIMNRLFDIVYLMKVEEGPRFRYVRVSEGALPLANLTEQDIGKCIEDVYPKEIADHLNKQYKKALATREVVTYRDQMNVKGELRMAESMIVPIVKDDGTIPYMICFTRDITEQITREQQFAEIHQLFHLFLEQSHDAVVMFDLTGRLLRINKEVERLFGWSENEVMVKNIAHFLPKYRAQLLKSLQKLSLGQSLKSVRLSLRRKDGKRAYVFANITPVFGKDGTVVAGLSLLRDITDVIHAQKQQRRSEELYRKVIEFFPDPIIIQVDGIVRYTNTAGLTMLEATGMDCVKGKRVSDFLTPYNEQTNEWILTSLSGAKKEVTVKETTIDYHGQNAQFLIIRDLTEQKKKERKIKFMSQYDPLTALPNRSYLREILNDLLLRVDNIVLLLIDIHRFQFINDFLGHENGDQLLKEVARRLKKLQSEQMFLARVGDDEFAAVYRYEKKEEAEWLLTTLDRSLNEPYFIAGEKLNVTVHIGVSYACDANRSAEGLLNNAGKAVYYAKTNGINRVVEYESKLRDIFVKRIRLENDLKTAVGNNEFSLYYQPKVNLRTGEISVEALIRWKHPQLGMVSPAEFIPIAEETSVIEEIGKWVLQQSCHDFRWLHSSGFSTLKIAVNLSARQFIDSSLKTTVANIFANTNVPPSSFVFEITETTIMKEPNEVIRILKSLKEQGITIAIDDFGVSYSSLNYLNRFPIDAVKIDRSFIRDFHKNEKGAEIVEAIISLAHRLNLSVTAEGVETEDQVRLLAEKGCDEMQGYYFSPPVPLEKLPNVLTKLYSWVRSWKS, encoded by the coding sequence ATGAATAACAATCGCTTTTTTCATGATGTCATCGTCGATGAACAGCTATTGTTTACGATCATGAACAGATTATTTGATATTGTGTATTTAATGAAAGTAGAGGAAGGGCCAAGATTCCGCTATGTGCGTGTGAGCGAGGGCGCGCTTCCTTTAGCGAATTTAACGGAACAAGATATCGGAAAATGCATTGAGGATGTTTATCCGAAGGAAATTGCCGATCATTTAAACAAACAATACAAAAAGGCATTGGCGACTAGAGAAGTCGTTACATACCGCGATCAAATGAATGTAAAAGGCGAACTACGGATGGCCGAATCGATGATTGTTCCGATTGTGAAAGATGATGGAACGATTCCTTACATGATTTGTTTTACCCGTGATATTACGGAACAAATTACTCGTGAACAACAGTTTGCGGAAATTCACCAGCTATTTCATTTGTTTCTTGAACAGTCACATGACGCGGTCGTCATGTTTGATTTGACTGGGCGACTGTTGCGGATAAATAAGGAAGTTGAGCGTCTGTTCGGTTGGAGTGAAAACGAGGTGATGGTAAAGAACATCGCTCATTTTTTACCAAAATATCGCGCCCAGTTGCTCAAAAGTCTGCAAAAGCTTAGCCTTGGTCAAAGTCTAAAATCCGTTCGTTTATCGTTGCGCCGAAAAGATGGGAAACGTGCCTATGTTTTTGCTAATATTACCCCCGTTTTTGGAAAAGATGGTACGGTGGTGGCGGGATTGTCACTGCTTCGAGATATTACCGATGTTATCCATGCACAAAAACAACAGCGGCGGAGTGAAGAATTATATCGAAAAGTCATTGAATTTTTCCCCGATCCGATCATCATCCAAGTAGATGGTATCGTTCGTTATACGAATACAGCCGGGCTGACAATGTTGGAAGCAACAGGAATGGATTGCGTAAAAGGCAAAAGGGTAAGTGATTTTTTAACACCGTATAACGAGCAGACGAACGAATGGATATTAACTTCATTATCTGGGGCGAAAAAGGAGGTTACGGTGAAAGAGACAACAATTGATTACCACGGTCAAAACGCACAGTTTCTTATTATTCGCGATTTAACAGAACAAAAAAAGAAAGAGAGAAAAATTAAATTTATGTCGCAATATGATCCGCTGACCGCGCTTCCGAACCGAAGTTATTTAAGAGAAATATTAAACGACTTGTTGCTTCGTGTCGACAATATTGTTTTGCTGTTAATTGATATTCATCGTTTTCAGTTTATTAACGATTTTCTCGGTCATGAAAATGGCGATCAGCTGCTAAAGGAAGTGGCGCGGCGGTTGAAAAAATTACAGTCGGAACAGATGTTTTTAGCAAGAGTCGGCGATGATGAATTTGCGGCGGTTTATAGATATGAAAAAAAGGAAGAAGCAGAATGGCTGCTAACAACGCTTGATCGCTCTTTAAATGAACCGTATTTCATCGCTGGAGAAAAGCTCAATGTTACGGTTCATATTGGCGTAAGCTATGCGTGTGATGCCAATCGTTCCGCTGAAGGGCTGCTAAATAACGCGGGTAAAGCAGTGTATTATGCAAAAACCAACGGAATCAACCGGGTTGTCGAATATGAATCGAAGTTGCGAGATATTTTTGTTAAACGAATCCGCTTGGAAAATGACTTGAAAACAGCAGTGGGGAATAACGAATTTTCTCTTTATTATCAACCAAAAGTAAATCTCCGCACGGGCGAGATCAGTGTAGAAGCGCTTATTCGTTGGAAGCATCCACAACTTGGAATGGTGAGTCCGGCGGAGTTTATTCCGATTGCCGAGGAAACAAGTGTCATTGAGGAAATTGGAAAATGGGTGCTGCAGCAGTCATGCCACGATTTTAGATGGCTGCATAGCAGCGGATTTTCAACGCTGAAAATTGCTGTCAATTTATCGGCGCGGCAATTTATCGATAGTTCTTTAAAAACGACAGTGGCTAATATTTTCGCTAACACGAATGTTCCACCATCCTCGTTTGTGTTCGAAATTACGGAAACAACGATTATGAAAGAACCAAATGAAGTCATTCGTATTTTAAAGTCACTAAAAGAGCAAGGAATTACGATTGCGATTGACGATTTTGGCGTTAGCTACTCTTCGTTAAATTATTTAAACCGATTTCCGATCGATGCTGTAAAAATAGACCGATCGTTTATAAGGGATTTTCATAAAAACGAAAAAGGAGCGGAAATCGTTGAAGCGATTATTTCACTTGCCCATCGTTTAAACTTAAGCGTTACGGCCGAAGGTGTTGAAACGGAAGACCAAGTTCGTCTTTTGGCGGAAAAAGGCTGTGATGAGATGCAAGGATATTATTTCAGTCCCCCGGTGCCGCTTGAGAAATTGCCGAATGTATTGACGAAGCTTTATTCATGGGTTCGAAGCTGGAAATCATGA
- a CDS encoding nitroreductase family protein: MTSMTTTSGKDFFTVINERKSVRKYDPNVSISKEELRDIIEMAGKAPSAWNLQHWHFVVIHGKAAQQRLYPIAYHQQQILDASAVIAVLGDLEANRNTDAVYDPLVQEGQMAKETKERIAQQIEMAYTNKQYARDAAFENASLAAMQLMLAATAKGWATCPIGGFDVNQFKQAFPISDRYIPIMLITIGKSISPAHRTTRLPVEAITTWVEQ; encoded by the coding sequence ATGACCAGCATGACTACTACATCCGGAAAAGATTTTTTTACCGTTATTAACGAACGGAAATCTGTGCGGAAATATGATCCTAACGTTTCCATTAGCAAAGAAGAACTGCGCGATATTATTGAGATGGCGGGAAAAGCACCGTCAGCGTGGAATTTGCAACATTGGCATTTTGTCGTTATTCACGGAAAAGCAGCGCAACAACGCTTATATCCAATCGCCTACCATCAGCAGCAAATTCTTGATGCCTCTGCTGTGATTGCGGTGTTAGGCGACTTAGAAGCAAATCGAAACACCGACGCGGTATATGATCCATTAGTGCAGGAAGGACAAATGGCGAAGGAGACGAAAGAACGGATTGCTCAACAAATTGAAATGGCATATACAAATAAGCAGTATGCACGCGACGCGGCATTCGAGAACGCTTCGCTTGCCGCCATGCAGCTGATGCTGGCCGCGACGGCAAAAGGATGGGCAACATGCCCGATCGGCGGCTTTGACGTCAACCAATTTAAACAGGCGTTTCCTATTTCCGACCGCTATATTCCAATTATGCTTATTACGATCGGAAAAAGCATTTCCCCTGCCCACCGCACAACACGGCTGCCAGTTGAGGCCATTACGACATGGGTGGAGCAATGA
- a CDS encoding ATP-binding protein: MFSKSKVIVGYSVFSICWLVVTDGILQFSNISHDLYAIISTAKGAVFILLSIIFLYQLLKKREQLEKVTENEQQLSTLINSMPDFVCFKDSEGRWLRVNDFGRRLYCLENVEYKGKTDRELGELVPFFKEAFEQCVQSDQEAWEKGKLTRCEESLQTVDGEIKTFDVIKVPLFEENGARKGMLTIGRDITQQKLAESLLLKKEKLSVLGELAAGIAHEIRNPLTSMKGFIQVMQETRQINDTYMDIILSELERINQIVSELLVLAKPQSHNYKPFFLSDVIGYVINLIGHEATLNNVSISVHNNVPKACMYGDQNQIIQVFINIMKNAIEAMPNGGDMRLRVWKEEKVIHITISDTGIGISKERLQKIGEPFFTLKEKGMGLGLTTSMKIVQEHKGTLEIESEMGKGTTVHLSFPFYQKR, encoded by the coding sequence GTGTTCTCAAAATCAAAAGTGATTGTAGGCTATTCAGTATTTAGCATTTGCTGGTTGGTCGTAACGGACGGAATTCTTCAATTTTCGAATATTAGCCATGATTTGTATGCCATCATTAGCACGGCAAAGGGAGCTGTTTTTATCCTTCTTTCTATTATTTTCCTTTATCAGCTGTTGAAGAAACGCGAACAACTAGAAAAGGTAACGGAAAATGAACAGCAGCTTTCCACGTTAATTAACTCGATGCCGGACTTTGTTTGTTTTAAAGACAGCGAAGGGCGTTGGCTTCGCGTCAACGATTTTGGAAGGCGGCTTTACTGCTTAGAAAACGTGGAGTATAAAGGAAAAACGGACCGTGAACTTGGCGAGCTGGTACCGTTTTTTAAAGAGGCGTTTGAACAATGCGTCCAATCCGATCAAGAAGCATGGGAAAAAGGAAAGCTGACCCGCTGTGAGGAGTCGCTTCAAACCGTTGACGGTGAGATCAAAACATTTGATGTCATCAAAGTGCCGCTTTTTGAAGAAAACGGAGCCAGAAAAGGGATGTTGACGATCGGCCGCGATATTACGCAGCAAAAGCTGGCTGAATCGCTGTTATTAAAAAAGGAAAAGTTGTCTGTATTAGGAGAACTTGCCGCGGGAATCGCCCATGAGATTCGCAATCCGTTGACCTCGATGAAAGGATTTATTCAAGTCATGCAGGAAACTCGACAAATAAACGACACCTATATGGATATTATATTAAGCGAGCTGGAACGGATCAATCAAATTGTCAGTGAGCTGTTAGTATTAGCAAAGCCGCAAAGCCATAACTATAAGCCGTTTTTTCTTAGCGATGTGATCGGATATGTCATTAATTTAATTGGACATGAGGCGACATTAAATAATGTTTCTATTTCCGTCCACAACAACGTGCCGAAAGCGTGCATGTATGGCGATCAGAATCAAATTATTCAAGTGTTTATCAATATCATGAAAAATGCGATTGAAGCGATGCCAAATGGAGGAGATATGCGTTTACGCGTATGGAAGGAAGAAAAAGTTATTCATATCACCATTTCTGATACTGGCATCGGCATTTCGAAAGAACGGCTGCAAAAAATTGGCGAACCATTTTTTACACTGAAAGAAAAAGGAATGGGGCTTGGGTTAACGACCAGTATGAAGATTGTTCAAGAACATAAAGGGACGTTGGAAATAGAAAGTGAAATGGGCAAAGGCACAACCGTTCATTTATCCTTTCCATTTTACCAAAAAAGATGA
- a CDS encoding YueH family protein, giving the protein MKIRKAVISDEQTPTKVYIYENKKEEYMVVAIPDLEWSFFIPYEEEPETLRERLALSLKRVVAQEQTEMLVNKLLYWVHEM; this is encoded by the coding sequence ATGAAAATTCGCAAAGCAGTAATATCGGACGAGCAAACGCCGACAAAAGTTTACATTTATGAAAATAAAAAAGAGGAATACATGGTGGTAGCGATTCCAGATCTGGAATGGTCCTTTTTCATTCCTTATGAAGAAGAGCCGGAAACATTAAGGGAACGTTTAGCTTTATCGTTAAAAAGGGTAGTTGCACAAGAACAAACCGAAATGCTTGTCAATAAATTGCTATATTGGGTGCACGAAATGTAA